The Apus apus isolate bApuApu2 chromosome 4, bApuApu2.pri.cur, whole genome shotgun sequence genome contains the following window.
TTAAAAAGCTGGAATATAAGTTTCACTCTGCCTCTACGCTCTTTATTGCAAATCATTAGCCCCAGCAAATTCACGATACAGAATGACTCTCCTGACTGCCTACCATGTAAGTCCTTTCAGACTTCTCCAATGGTCCAACTGTTGTACTTTTACACCCAACATGATTTGTGTCCACAAATACATTCAATCCTTAAAGACAGAGGTCAAATGATGTAAAAGATCACTTTATACTCCTCTCCAttcttgcagcagaaaaacCCTTTTCAGTTCCACTGATTGATATGGCAGTATGAGTTTCTAGTACCTGTTTGAGGCAGTCAGTGTTCCTTTCTGCTTCATGTCCAGGGAGGGATCCCTGAAGTCAACCTCAAATATTTCCAAAGTGGCATTTGTACTGAAGGATGCATCCAGTTGTTGGGCAGATGTTCCTAGCAGAAGTACAAGGGCAAAACAAGTGGGCGCTTTTTTCAAGAGCACAAGATACAGAAAGAGCAAGGCACTGGAAATCTGTTCTTCATAGTCAACACAACGTTGGCTCTACGCACTCAAGGAGAGGACATGTTAGAATACTCCAGAAAGAGGAAtcaacaaataaatacaaaactttaaaataaattagaattttttCTAGAAATTCTAGGCAACAGGGTCACTATTGCATAAATACCTCTCTTAGGATAAATATAATTCCTATATCTTCTTCcaagcagccacagcttctgaTATTGTccttatttaaattacaaatgcAGTTGCATCATGAAACCCTGCTACAAGTATGATCCCAAATACCTCTGTACATTGCTCCTCAACCATTACCCTATGTCTTGATCAAGATTTCTAAATTTGGTCTACAACAAAAGTTCTTTAACCTTAGCCAATTAAACGCTCCCCAGTAATCTACAGACAGCTAGTAGCCACACAGTGCTggcttcctttcttctccctagCTTACAGaacaaaagctaaaaatagATTGAACATTGCCTAATGGGACACTGCCAGGCAAATTCTCAGTTACCACAGAGGTGCTTTGTAAAAGTCTATGGCATGAAAAGTGCCCAAGAGACTATTAAATAGCAGTACAAATTATGAAACTATGTAGTTTCTGATCTAAAGCAGACTGAAGCCAAGACCTTTGGTCCAAGCAAAAATCTGTCCTTATTAGAGAAACACAGACAATGTACCCCCAAAATGGTAATGTTGTTTTTAAGGCAATAGCTGAAATTTTGGCACTTTCTTTTGACATTCATccctgctaaaaaaaacccacaaaaacaacaacgaAGCAATATGGCAGGGCTGCACAACCCAGGCAGGAGACAGAGATGACTAGCTCTCATTTTGGGCAAACAACCCAGGCTGTTGGTTCCACAATGACACTAAACTCACTCACTGCCGACTCAGTGAACAGGCTGACCTTGtgcttcaggaaataaaattactgtaataGTGAATAATGAATAATGTCCACAACATGCAAATTTAAGGttctgcagaaatactgaaaatttaaTTATAACTAAAACATGAAACTTTGGGGAGACTTCTACTACTCTACTACAAACCATGTGATAATGTCTGAAGACCAACAGAGTAAAAGTGATCTTCAATGAACATGATTagaaaactttttcttcctaCAGACACACCAAGCATGTaatcttattttgttttaattgtaatAATAAGCAGGTGTTGGAATTCATACAGACTTAATTAGAATGTCTTAGTTAGCTTTTCAccctttgaaaaaaacagtggCCATCAATGTGTCAAAGATAGGCATACAAATAATCCTCTACAAGTCATTTAGCAAAAAATTAAGACTGTAACATTTTTGGTATATTGCTTGAAAGCTTTCCAGAGTTTATTAAGGTGGGAATTTTTGAAAGTTAAAGCCAATACAAATCTACATAAAACTCTGTGACTCAAACTTTAATTTTCACAAATTGAAAAGAACTTTACCTGTTGCTAAATAAATGGGGTGGTTGTTTGCTGGGCTCCATGCTTGGACAGCTGTTCGCTCAATTTCTTTTAGCTTCATTTTCTAGGCTCTAGAAGAAATTTCACATAGTGGTTAGAACAGTTAATAAAGTCAACATGAAAATAATCACACAAGTAACAAAATATCCCCCTTACAAAAGTACAATGGGAACATACAGTTCTCAATAGAGAGAAGTTACTTGTTATTTCCTGAGCTAGTGACTACAGTTTCACAGGAATTGAGGTATTTtagaattcattaaaaaaaaacaacacaacaatcCCAGCTGTCTGAtcccagatttctttttttttcatacatctctttttttttcatataccCCAATTACAGCAGAGAGTTTCTGTAAAAGAAAGGGGATTTAAATTAAACAACGTACTCAAGTCTTCAGTCCAGGCTGGTTTAGGGTTagctgcagaaattaatttacacAAATGTATTTGCAAAGCACTAGTTGCTCTCTCTGAGCAAGCTGATGTCAGTATATACATAAGCAaaaagggagcaggaggaatCTCTGGGCAGGCTAAATTCCAAGCAGAAAAGTGACGtggcaacagaaaacaaagtacaATGCTATCACGTGCCAATTCAGTTAATGTACTTTGTTCATGTTCCtttgaaaaggggaaaaaaaaaatcattactttCTGCTCGAGTTTGTAAACGGTAGAAGGTGAGAAGAAGTGATCTAGAAGTAACAGAAGTAACAACTGGGTTTCAGTCTCAGCTCTGacaattctttttatttactatGGATAGATTAACTGACACCTGTAAAAAGGGAACACAACTTCCCCATGTCACTAGAGAGAGATTAGTTGGGCAATAATGCAGCAGGGCAACTGAAAGTCAAACATCAACAGCAGGCAGCCAGAAGGCTGCAATAtgaatataaatacaaattattgtTCCACATAGAATTCCATTCTTGCTGAGGAGAAAGTACCCAGCACCTCTCCACATATTATGCCAAGGCCTTCTAGGCATGTCAGTGAAATAAATCATACTTGGGTGTATCAGTTGCAGGCTAGTGGGGTTTAGTTCCTACATTTTTCGAGCTTGGCTACAGTGCAGTCTTTTAACCCTAGCTAAACAGAGCTGCTAACGGTACACTCAGATGATATTATGCTGAATAAAGTAAAACTACCAGCAGGCCACACAGCAAAACACTCTGCAACCTGCTAGCTCACTGTGATTAATCCTTTCCTGCTTACTTGACACTGTTGGTGTTAGCTGGGCTGACCATTAAACCACCATCTGTGCCATGTGGCCCTCTCTTCAGATGCTGGGCTACAAGTGTCAGTGCTTGAGTTTGGCCTTAGTCAGGCCAAAGGATGAATGTTTATTCATAACCAAGTTCATAAGGCAGTTTGCTGTGGCCAGCCCACTGTCTGGCCAAATCATCATAATAAATGATAATAGAAGAAGCCTCCCGTCAATTGATCAGCTGATGGCTTATGTGAAGCTGTGGCCTCCTGAGGCCCACAATCTGGTCAGCATTCTTTCCGGGGCTTGGACCTCCTGGCTAATAATTCCACACTCTTTTTAGGGTTTCTTCTGTCCCACCAGTGAGAAGCTAAGGAtatcctctttctctctcatgcACTATCAGGGCATGCTGCTTGATTAGAATTTATGGTATGCTTTTTAGCATTATTTTGTAATAGTATCTCCCAAAGCTCAAACTGTCTATTGCTATTCTCACATTAACTTTATCCCAACTTAGCTGAGGTTCAGAAGAATGAGAACAGAACTCTTGTACAATAAAAGAAGTGCAACTAGGAACAGAGGTGGAAAGATCATCTCCTGCTGATCAGCATAACAGACCTCTGAAGCTTACTTTCCTATCTTTCAGCACACCCTTTGCAGGGTACTCATTAGGGCTCCATCACATTCCCTCTGCCAAGAAATTCTAGCACCTACTCACTTACCTGTCTCCTGCACTAGCACAGCACTTCTGTCCTCTCCTTTCATTGGCAGCgaggaaagaaaatatcccCAGGAGTCAGATGAACCTGCTAGCAACAGCCTACTACACAAGGCCATACCTGACTcccctgctgctgaggagcaggacaGCTGGTATGGTCCTTACCTGGCCCCTTCCTGCCTTTTTATCCTCCAGGTACGACCCACCAGTTGTAGGCACTGGCTGTACATACAGGCCTCCCTGTTTCTTAGCTTCTGAAAGGACAACTCCCTTGCTAACCCAGCAACATGACTCAACAACAGCCAAGACACCTCCTTCCTCTAGTAAGTTAACTGGTAAGGAAGTAATGAAGAGTGTAACCATTAGAAACTTAGCGAGGTGAGTGGTACAAGCTCCCACTCTTTACCCTGTGCTGGTCTGACTGTATGGCTGGCACAATTTCCATTTAACAGGCAAATACAAAGACAAGCCACAAAAAAAGTGCAGAACAGTATTGATCAACTGTCCAGCTTTTCATGTCAATAAAGCATTTTGCATAAGAAAGTCAACATTACTACTCTCTTTCCACAAACTTAAGTCAGGACAGAATAGTAAGGTAAAGTGTCTTGCCTATGGTGACACACCGAGacacaggaaagcaaacagaacaaacccaaaAGTGCTGGATTACAGATACTGAACAGGTATGCTGTATCCCTGGTCCTCAAGGCAAAGCAGCAGTAGTGCCAACAGACTTGAGAAGGCCCACAGGAGATGCATAAGAAGCCAAAGATTGCAGTATCACACCATCTTTCAAACACCTTCTATCTATTCAGTTCCATTGCAgctgaggctctgcagggatgCGGCAGCACCTCCTTCTTAAGGCAGTGGGTTCTGagtttggaagggaaaaaaaaaaaaaaagcttcattttaatCTTACAACGTCTGTACCTAGGACAGAACTCTCGACCCTTAAAGCAGCAAGAAGCCCTTCTTCAGCAACCTCTTGCGGCTGCCTGAGAAAATTCACAAGCACCGAACTCTTCCACAGCAGTCTTTTTAGGGAGAGGTTGCCACCTGCTGTCATCTCCCAAAATAGCATCTAAGAATTCTGAGAAAGCTCACGCTTCTCTAATTAATTAATCACGAcaattcttcctctttctccttctacAAACATCCGATTACAGATCTAACGTATTAACGAACCTCAACCCCAACGGGTGTCAAAGGACAGAAACAGCATTTCCCCGCAGCCTCCCCAAGCCATGGTTTCCTGCACAGTGTCCTTAAAAGGTAACACTGTCTGCAAAGCAAAACCCGGCAGGTCAGAGAACTCCCCACGACTGGTATATGGAGAGCACACAGCTGAACTGTGAAAACTAAAAGTACATGTTCTCAAATCATGATGAGCCATGCAAACAGTGCTGACAGAGGCAAATATTCCTCACCTACACCAACCTGAAATACTTGTGGCTgaagagaacattttaaaagaccaCAACTGATGTTGTTGTATCAGCTAATTGACCCTCAAAGCTGCCCTGATAATCATCTGTGATATCACCCTAGTGAGGCCTTCTCTCTCTTGCACCACCCAAATACTGTCAATCAGAAATCCCCTCCTACTGACTTTCCCAatcctcctcctgccactgGGCACCCAACCATTTCTCATTGAACAATTCCTGCTGATGCTGGACTTTGAGCTTAGCACAAAAGGGAAGTGGTACCCTGATCCCCTTAGATAAAGGTAAAACTTGAGCATCAGAACAGAAAAGACTTATCCAAGGTCACCCAAGTAACAAGCAGCCACCCTAAGAACTGAAAAAGGCTTCTCAGCCATGATACAATAGTTAAGACACAAGCTGTCCTACAGATTTTACTTTCCAAAGTCAAGTTAAAGTCTTTGCATTGTTTCTTCCCTCTGCATCGGCCTGACACTCTCCTTTTTCAGCTCCCCAATACTCTACAGCCAAGCTGTTCTCCCAAGTGCTTATTATAAACCCTGATTACAGAAGGCAGGAGGCACAGAAACACTAATCTCAGCTAATCATTGGTGTTTGCAAGGCGGGGTTGTTCCAGGGTAGGGCTCAGCACATTCCTCCATGACAGCTATCACGTTATATACACAAACTTCTTGTATTGTGAGCACTTTCAAAAGCTATTGCTAAGTACCACAGGACTGCACAGACACGAACGTAGATACACGTATCGGGTGGGCTGGCTCCGCACAGCAGAACTGCGCTGTAAGTTAAAAAAGAGGGAAGGTCCAGGAAGAGAGCATTGACCTGGGGCACCCGGGTGTCACAAAACAGGCCCTGGGCTACGCCAGAGGCCTCCCCGCGGCCCAggtcacacagcccagctcccccgGGGTGCTCCcgcctgctgctgcccaaagCTGGTCCGCCAGCGGAGAGACAACATgctcccagggcagagccacgGGATCTGCAGACGCAGCCGGCACAGCGACATCGGGGCGGTTAGGGCAGGGCAGCGGGCCGGGGATGGGGGGCCGGCAGCGAAGGCCCGGCCCGGGGTGCGGCAGGGCGGGGACGCCGCAGGTGGCACGGGCGAGGGGCGCGGGAgccggggcaggggcagccggCCGAGCggagcggcggggagcgggggggggaaGCGGCGGCCCTTACCGGCTCACTCCGgtcccgccgcgccgccccaAGCCCAACGACTCCCACGGATGACTCCTCCCGACGGTGGCCGCCGGGAGCCGAAAAGCCCCCGCCCGCGAAGCGCCGCCCGTGACGCCGCCCCCGGGCGGGAGGAGCCGCCCTGCCCGGGCGAGGCGGGAGCGCCCCGAGGTGCGGGACCGGCCCCATGCGGGGTCTGGCCCCCAGCGCCCTGCGGGTGCGTCCCGAGGGTGGCGGCGGAAGGGCTGCTTTCAGTCTCCCCCGAGCAggttcgggggggggggggcatctCGACGGCGGGCCGCAGGAGCGGCCGGGGCTCAGCGCGGGGCTGCCCGCCAGCAGGGTCTCGGCTGGAATTAGCTCCATCCACGAGCCAGGGACGGCTCATCCTGCAGGACAACGGACACCACGGCTGCATCCAGGACCTGCTGCCTCTGAAGTCACCCCCCTCGGAAAAAAACTTTGCCTCAGCAAGAGCGATAAGCCTTCCTGAGAGAACACGCGGGAGGGAAAGGAGCACAGCTTAGGGGTGTTTTCCTAAAAGCAGTTTACCTctcaggaaggagaaggaaaaaaaaaaaaaagaggaaatttgCCTACACTACAAACGCCGTTTTTAAGGATTCCTGAGCCGCATTTTCTGCCCAACCCATTATGCCTTCCCCATGAAGAAAAAGATCATTAAGTTACAAGTAGACACAGACTGGGCGCGAAACTTCGCCGAGAACGAAGCAGCAAaccaggctggggcagggcatCCTGTGGTACACTGCACAGTAACCTgcctctgcacagctgctgcactATCACCTTACAGACACCACGACAAGGTTCCTATTACTGCTCTGTTAATGTTATTTTACTTGTGGACTCCTTAAACTCACTCAGCATTGTATACAGTGGTGTCACATAACCGCCATCAAGTTATCACTGAGCTATATTTTCCCCCGCATAACACTTTGTAACAGAACTCAGTTTCAAGGTCCCACAGctcaaaaaatacttttaaaaaccCTTCCGGGGTAAAACGTAATTGtctgtaatttaaaagtaaGCCTTGCTGTAACTAGAAGAGAAGGTGACAGCTTACAGAAACCAAGAGGAATGGTGACTGTTCAGCACGTCCAAAGGGGTTAGTTTTACTTACACATACATACTTATATGTCCTAGCATTCAATCAAAGTCTCTTGAACATACACCCATAAAGAAAGTCCTACACATAGCTTCATCTATCTGTCCTTCAGAATCTGGGGTTAAAAATCCTTATAGATTGAAAAATCATGAATCACTGTCTTCAAATACCTGCTTCTCTTAAAGCACAAATCTATGAGTCACGACAGGGCGTTGagagcacagctcagcatcCAGTCTATAGGAAGCACCCAGAAGAGCCCAAGCCCTTCACCTCCTGTGATCATCCACTCCAGCAACCAAACAGTGAGGTCCAaggcacagcacagggcagctgaTAAAGCTTTCACTGTAAATACTGAATGTACTGTTCCCTCCAGCATTAAGgggaaaataatacattaagGGAAGAgtaactggaaaacaaatctaGGAGCTTTATAAAATTATGTCTCTCCTACATAAACAGGCTTAGCTAAGGAATGTTTGTGCACAAGGTACATaaaccagcagcagtgccaggactGCACTCAGAACTTTGCCCCACAGATACTAGCCTGTGTAGAAAAATGTCAAAGGTCACTCAATGCCATTGACCATTGTTCAGCCCTCTCAAACCAAGAGAAGACAACTAGCATAGTAGGTATCACTGATGTATTTCACTGCAAGTAGTGATTGAACATTGAAGAACAAGCGTTAACATCTACCACAGTAAAGACTAGAGAAGATGCcatccccagcagagctgacacAGGCGGAACGTAGCAATGTTCAGATTTCATAGTGTGTAACCACTGGTGGCTCTTTACTGGGgtctcctcctttctccaaaTACAGGTCATTGAAGGGATATTGCTTCGGTCCCTACAAGGAGAGATAAAGAGTGGCAAATTCACCACATTCACCAAGCAAATtaaggggaaaaggggaaatgtCTCATCCCACCCAAATCAAGGCTTGTAATTTACAACTGAAATGTCTATTTCTTAAGTGCTTCAGCAGGAATATTAGCATACAATGAAAGTAAATTCACAGATAGAGTTCTTTGTATAAACCCAAGTCCTTTAACAGAAATAAAGGTGGTCAGCATTTAATCTTAACCAACAGTTCATCTCAAAGCACGAGGATAATATACTGCAAAGGCTATTTGTGTATTcagatgtatttttcagaaTCACATTGCAAATGACCCAGATCATGAGATATAATTAAAAACACAGGGCAAGAGATTAAGCATCTCCCTCTAGCAGATGCACCCAGGGAAGGAGAACTCCTCGACCAAAGAAGAGATACTCTAAGCAGCATAgtgtaaaataatttccctgtGAACAGTGAGTGCTCACTATGAAACAAAAACCTATGAGCTGAGCCAAGCCAGGCAAGAGAACAATTCGGCAGCAAGGTTTTGCATTCACACTCAACACTCAGCTTCAGCACACCCACTCTTCTGGGCATCAGCAGTGACAAGAAACACAGctacttttcctccttttaccCAAGGGTGTCACTCACCACAGGCCTGTAAGATGGATAGATCTCTCCAAGAGCAAACATGATCAGCATGGTACTCAAAAAGACAAGGAAGTGTTTGCGCATGGTGTGCCAGGGAACTGGAGTGGGGGACGTGTCAACGCGGTTCCGAATATACATGTCGAAGTCCCAGTGCATCtgaagaacaaaggaaaacactgcaCATTTACCAACAGTGCTCAAGCTGCTTTTATCAAGGCAAGAAATGCTTTACTGCCAAAAGCCATTTCATTTCCACCTTGCAAGGGAAGATAAAGCCACAGTGGAGCCAAGTGCCACTTGCAGTAAAACTCAGGACACCAAATTCCACCCTATGCTTATACCAGGCAATATGTTTAAgtacagaacagcagcagcttttattTATATCCATAATCATGCCACCTTAGATTTGTTCCCCAGCTCTCTTGAAAAGACACAGTATAAATTCGTGCCCTCATTTTGCAAGTTCAGTCACATACCCAAAGAGAAGTATCAGTGTTATTTCAAAGAAGCAACTGCCACTTGGAAGCTGGTTCCTCAAAACCAGTACAGCACCTGCCACTGTTGCTCCATGACAAGAGCAGGGCTGGTAGCAAACTAATGCTTTTCCTGATTGAAGCAGAAGGGCATGTAAACTTCTGCTTTGAAACATACATAGAAAAGTCCCAAGAATGTTCTGCCTATAGAAGGCAGAGAACTCATTAATTTGCAGCTCAAGTACTGCCTCTAGCTTCCCAGAATGGAGAGCCACTTGCTAGCAAACACAGAGAGCAAGACTAAGAAGCATTCAGTTGCCTGAACAGAGGCATCTGCTGACCCCTGGAACGTACCAGTTTATTCCCTTTGGTGCCCCACCTCCAACCCCAGGTGCAAGGATACATACTCAAGCCTTCCCGTGCCAAGCACCACAACACAGAATCACCatgggttttttcctgtgtttctacAGTCGTTACAACATTCACTTCACTGTAGTACACACACTATGATGTTCTGATATGTTTATACTATGATGTATTACATACATATGCTTACATAATCTCTGCTTTTAGTAAGGAGAGCTCAAATCAATTACCAAGTTCAGTAATCACAGTCATTTGCAGAAAAACCATGCACTAATGGAAAAGTTGCTCCCAACAAGGAGTTTGAAGAACTTGGATTTTGAAAGTTAACATAGATTCTCAATTCACCCACCTCTCTTAAGGATATCTTGCAAGCTTTCTTCAGAGGAAGCCTCCATAGTTGCATTCTACCCCAAAATAACAAAGCAACAATAGCTACTTCCATTGAACTAGAAGGACTTTTCTCAAACAATGGCTTCTTTGCTAAATGGTTCTGAACTAAGCTCTCATACTGAGCCAGATCAGGCAAAGAAAGTGGATGAGGCTTTCCCATTCTGACAGAGGAACTCAAGTTCGTAAAGTTACACATACACAAAGAATTAAATATGTACACTAGATGCAGATGTTAGCATTTAATAACAGTACCATTTTAATCACAATGAAAAGAGCTACTAGGATTCCTACCGGCTGCCCCCAGTTATGTCGCACATCCTGCTGGTCCCACTGGTACCAGGGGTCTCTCTCATGGAGAGACTTATTAGGGAGCTTGGGATAGTCACCATACCTgcaagaaacagacaaaaagccaaacacaaaagaaatctgtattaaaatatatacattttatagGAGACACTGCAGTCTATGGAATTGAAAACTTAAAGCATGGTTTTTATAGCTTGTACATATGCACATTTTTAAAGGCACACATGCAACTAACACAGCAACCATTAGCTTGACCCCAGTCATTGTAAAAAACAGCATTCCTCCAGGTGACCTTCTTGGGCCATATACTAGGTGGAAGAAAATACAGGCTTAACTGGAATACAGAACCCTAGCCATCCAGTATTTTGCATGTCAAAGCATTCCTCCACACTTAAACGTTGTCTCCAGAAACCCTAATTCCAGAGACAGCTTTCATTTAATCTGTTAGCCGTGCTCTGCATCAGCGTATGAAGCAGCTCACACGGTGTTTTATTCACAGGGGCCCCCAAGCAATTCAATTTACTCCTGTTTTACAACAGTGACGTGTGCCTTCGGCGCTCTAAGCTCGCAGCACAGCACCCCAGGcttgcagcagggacagccagccCCACAAAGCAGGAGCTGCCGGCCTCGGCCTGCTGCCCGAAGCAGGAGCACGGGACCCCCCGCCTCACCCGAAGCCGTCGTCGGGATAGGGCTCGTAGTCCTCCACCCGCATGTTGTACTTCCTGGCGGCCGCTGCCCTCTCCTCTGGCGTCCGCGGATACGGCCCCGGCATCATGTCCTTGGACATCTCCGAGGCTGGcgggagagcagcagggcagggtgggcgCGGACCCCTCCGGCAGCCGCCGCCGGGCCGCGGAGGCCCCGCCACCCTCACCCCGCGGCCCCGGTGCCACCAGCCCGCTGCCCCAAGGACACCCGCGCCGCAACCGCCCAGAACCACCTCCGCCCAGAACCACCTCCGCCCAGAACCACCTCCGCCCAGAACCAcctccgcccgcccgcccgcgcaCTCACCCGCCCTTGCCCCCGGGGGCGCCGCCGCGgggccccgcagcgcccgcagCCGGGCGGCCGCCCGCAGCCAGAGGACACCGCGCAGCCCGGCCGCCGCCATCG
Protein-coding sequences here:
- the NDUFB8 gene encoding NADH dehydrogenase [ubiquinone] 1 beta subcomplex subunit 8, mitochondrial; translation: MAAAGLRGVLWLRAAARLRALRGPAAAPPGARAASEMSKDMMPGPYPRTPEERAAAARKYNMRVEDYEPYPDDGFGYGDYPKLPNKSLHERDPWYQWDQQDVRHNWGQPMHWDFDMYIRNRVDTSPTPVPWHTMRKHFLVFLSTMLIMFALGEIYPSYRPVGPKQYPFNDLYLEKGGDPSKEPPVVTHYEI